In the genome of Sander vitreus isolate 19-12246 chromosome 13, sanVit1, whole genome shotgun sequence, one region contains:
- the LOC144528055 gene encoding endonuclease domain-containing 1 protein: protein MLTPLVFVFVPVLACFLPLMSATVVQDFNHIERCKDSLYMGTPPRGFTDTKLKRICQRYADRPRYVTLYDPQKRIPVYSAYTFKKTEGDRRVDYPWMYEPQLAEVDGNGNMQPFPTGYLHMKFEDSQAVLDDYSDVVLYERGHLNPDQHQSTPHDRAATYTLTNVVPEIREFNIGPWREYEERIRIRLNNFCRGTAYIVTGVTTRGNMIRRNNQDRVAIPEDVWSAYCCTEYDRNAPHDVRIRFPTYGVLAKNAKEGNSVHEMPLQELEIFLKSNLDVDQNLQIFYDNCISPSPLPLYLQHTI, encoded by the exons ATGTTAACacctttagtttttgtttttgttcctgtGCTAGCCTGTTTTCTGCCTCTAATGTCAGCAACCGTGGTTCAGGATTTTAACCACATAGAGAGGTGCAAGGACTCTCTGTACATGGGGACACCCCCACGCGGGTTCACCGACACCAAACTGAAGAGGATCTGCCAACGTTATGCAGACAGACCTCGCTATGTGACCCTGTACGACCCACAAAAGCGGATTCCAGTTTACTCAGCGTATACTTTCAAGaaaacagagggagacagacgtGTGGACTACCCTTGGATGTACGAGCCACAG CTGGCAGAAGTCGATGGGAATGGAAACATGCAGCCCTTCCCCACTGGCTACCTGCACATGAAGTTCGAGGACAGCCAGGCAGTCCTGGATGACTACTCTGACGTGGTCCTGTATGAGAGAGGCCACCTAAACCCGGACCAGCACCAGTCCACACCACACGACCGCGCCGCCACCTACACTCTGACCAACGTGGTCCCGGAGATCCGCGAGTTCAACATCGGGCCTTGGCGTGAGTACGAGGAGCGGATCCGCATCCGCCTCAACAACTTCTGCCGCGGCACGGCCTACATAGTGACCGGAGTGACCACCAGAGGCAACATGATCCGCCGAAACAACCAGGACCGCGTGGCCATCCCCGAAGACGTGTGGTCCGCTTACTGCTGCACTGAATACGACCGCAACGCGCCGCACGATGTCCGCATCCGTTTCCCGACCTACGGAGTCTTGGCCAAAAACGCCAAAGAGGGCAACAGCGTGCACGAGATGCCGCTCCAGGAACTTGAGATCTTTCTGAAAAGTAATTTGGATGTTGACCAAAACCTTCAGATCTTCTATGACAACTGCATCTCTCCCTCACCCCTCCCTCTTTACCTCCAACATACTATCTGA